A DNA window from Mucilaginibacter xinganensis contains the following coding sequences:
- a CDS encoding C45 family autoproteolytic acyltransferase/hydolase, whose protein sequence is MKTPIKIFIAVILTTAFFSCKNTPAKSSRLGNATREDKNGWIYVHLAGSPADIGYQHGYLVANEIDTLIKVMQYYLPSSSGKDWDFYRAASKRFLWKKIDKEYQDEIKGIAEGLQAKGMKYDTLDITALNANIELAQYYVAGLDNKVKPGSGDNKAPGNCSAFIATGSFTKDHKIVIGHNNWTDYIVGERWNVIADIKPEKGNHILMDIAPGFIHSGDDFVVTNSGILITETTITGFKGFDTTRTPEFVRARKAAQYAKSIDDVIKIMTTDNNGGYANDWLIGDTKTNEVAKLELGLKNYKVWRSKDTAIIGSNFPSDPKLIKEETTFDVNNHENSPNARRLRMEKLVAVDYKGKLDEATGKTIEGDTYDAVHGKKANNRCVIDGHVDEDPVGVPEWSEGPFYPMGAVQGKVSSTALAKKMSLWAHMGHPGGADFLAAPFFKKHPEYFKTQGKYLRDMKSYPWTLFAVSN, encoded by the coding sequence GCAAAAAGTAGCCGGCTCGGCAATGCAACCCGCGAAGACAAAAATGGCTGGATCTATGTGCACCTGGCAGGCTCCCCTGCTGATATTGGTTACCAGCATGGTTATTTAGTGGCTAATGAAATTGACACTTTAATTAAAGTGATGCAATATTACCTTCCCAGCAGCAGCGGAAAGGACTGGGATTTTTACCGTGCAGCTTCGAAACGTTTTTTATGGAAAAAGATAGATAAGGAATACCAGGATGAAATAAAAGGAATTGCCGAAGGCCTGCAGGCAAAGGGCATGAAATATGACACGTTGGATATTACGGCCTTAAACGCAAACATTGAGCTGGCCCAATATTACGTTGCCGGCCTTGATAATAAAGTTAAACCCGGCAGCGGCGATAACAAAGCACCCGGTAACTGCAGCGCGTTTATTGCCACAGGCAGCTTCACAAAAGACCATAAAATTGTTATTGGCCATAATAACTGGACCGATTATATTGTTGGCGAGCGCTGGAATGTAATTGCCGATATCAAACCTGAAAAAGGAAATCATATCCTGATGGACATCGCCCCTGGTTTTATCCATAGTGGAGATGACTTTGTGGTAACCAATAGTGGCATCCTGATCACTGAAACAACCATAACCGGCTTTAAAGGTTTTGACACTACCCGTACGCCTGAATTTGTACGCGCACGTAAAGCCGCTCAATATGCCAAAAGTATTGATGATGTAATTAAAATAATGACTACGGACAACAACGGTGGCTATGCAAATGATTGGTTAATTGGCGATACCAAAACCAACGAAGTGGCTAAACTGGAACTTGGCCTTAAAAACTACAAGGTATGGCGATCAAAAGACACCGCTATTATAGGATCTAATTTTCCGAGTGACCCAAAACTTATAAAAGAAGAAACTACGTTTGATGTGAACAACCATGAAAACTCGCCAAATGCGCGCAGGTTACGCATGGAGAAACTGGTTGCTGTTGATTACAAAGGCAAACTGGATGAAGCTACAGGCAAAACTATTGAAGGTGACACTTATGATGCAGTACATGGCAAAAAAGCCAATAACCGCTGCGTAATTGACGGCCATGTAGATGAAGACCCCGTTGGCGTGCCTGAATGGAGCGAAGGTCCGTTTTACCCCATGGGCGCTGTACAGGGAAAAGTTAGCAGCACTGCTTTAGCTAAAAAGATGTCGCTTTGGGCCCACATGGGCCATCCCGGCGGTGCTGATTTTTTGGCTGCTCCTTTCTTTAAAAAGCACCCGGAATATTTTAAAACACAGGGTAAATATTTAAGAGATATGAAATCGTACCCGTGGACCTTATTTGCAGTCAGCAACTAA
- a CDS encoding prephenate dehydrogenase, whose amino-acid sequence MNIGIIGLGDMGRLYAKAFADAGYQVCGCDLPDNRDRLEEELSPYHIKIMESGMDVSRISDLIIYSVEADKMLQVVAECGSSTKYGAIVAGQTSVKTPEITTFEKYLPADAQIITFHGMHGPGFKPRGQKLILIRHRADGEAYQRMLDLFTAIGSDIVEMNDYHEHDKIVADTQAVTHVGFESMGTAWKEAGFFPWENASYIGGIDNVKILTTLRIFSYKAHVYAGLAILNPYARQQVKRYAVSESELFKLMIKEEEQAFRERLYRARDFVFHESRKPIMLNDTVMKEFSLSQKPEQQKPNSHLSILSMVDAWYHLGVNPYDNLICQTPPFRLRLGIAEYLFKNEELLEESIVTALYDKTIRGDDLEFHSAVREWSSIIGYGDMQGYKKHFNDVQAFFDGRLEEGNKQSAELIRRLMME is encoded by the coding sequence ATGAATATAGGCATCATTGGCTTGGGGGATATGGGGCGTTTGTACGCAAAAGCTTTTGCTGATGCAGGCTACCAGGTTTGTGGTTGCGACCTGCCCGATAACCGCGACCGGCTGGAGGAAGAGCTTTCACCATACCATATTAAAATTATGGAAAGCGGCATGGATGTATCCCGGATTTCAGACCTTATCATCTATTCTGTTGAAGCAGATAAGATGCTGCAGGTTGTTGCGGAATGTGGCTCATCGACCAAGTATGGTGCTATTGTAGCCGGGCAGACATCAGTTAAAACACCTGAAATAACAACATTTGAAAAATACCTGCCTGCTGATGCACAAATAATAACCTTTCACGGCATGCATGGGCCGGGGTTTAAGCCCCGGGGGCAAAAGTTGATCCTGATCCGCCACAGGGCAGATGGAGAGGCCTACCAGCGCATGCTTGACCTGTTTACTGCCATAGGATCGGATATCGTGGAGATGAATGACTACCACGAACATGATAAAATTGTTGCCGACACGCAGGCCGTAACCCATGTAGGCTTCGAAAGTATGGGGACAGCCTGGAAAGAGGCAGGGTTTTTCCCCTGGGAAAATGCTTCGTATATAGGAGGCATCGATAACGTGAAAATCCTGACCACGCTGCGGATCTTTAGCTATAAAGCACACGTTTACGCAGGATTGGCCATACTTAACCCTTATGCCAGGCAGCAGGTAAAGCGGTATGCTGTATCTGAGTCGGAATTGTTTAAGCTGATGATAAAGGAGGAAGAGCAGGCGTTCAGGGAAAGGCTTTATCGTGCCCGTGACTTTGTCTTCCATGAAAGCCGCAAGCCTATCATGCTAAATGATACGGTGATGAAAGAGTTTTCCCTTTCGCAAAAGCCCGAGCAGCAAAAGCCTAATTCGCACCTGAGTATATTAAGCATGGTTGATGCGTGGTATCATTTGGGCGTAAACCCTTATGATAACCTGATTTGTCAAACCCCGCCGTTTAGGCTGCGCCTGGGCATAGCCGAATACCTGTTTAAGAATGAAGAGTTGCTGGAAGAATCAATTGTTACGGCTTTGTACGATAAGACCATCCGCGGGGATGATTTAGAGTTTCATTCAGCGGTACGGGAATGGTCGTCAATTATAGGTTACGGTGATATGCAGGGTTACAAAAAACACTTTAATGATGTGCAGGCATTTTTTGATGGCAGGCTGGAAGAAGGTAACAAGCAGAGCGCTGAGTTGATAAGAAGACTAATGATGGAATAG